A segment of the Panicum hallii strain FIL2 chromosome 1, PHallii_v3.1, whole genome shotgun sequence genome:
ACTTCTTCTTCTCGAGCTCAGTAAATATAAATATAATTGATGTTGGTTCATGATCTGTTCAGGAGGGACGGCCCATCATCATGTGTTGTAAATTTTGTGATGGGATAGTTTCACTAACGAATCTGCATGCTAGACAGTGGTGGATCGGATCAGTCCGTTCATCGAACATGGCACGTGTGCACTAGCAATGCTCATTCATATATATATGATCAGTTAGTGGCTCATCGCTGACATAGATCAGCTAGGTGTAGTCAGTACGGCGCTTAAATCTCCAGACtgtaatataatataatatagTCAGGTATACGCGTCTAGATTTCTTAATAATTAGAGTTATCAAGACTGACCTGTTCGTGTCATGCAGGGATATGGTGCGTGTACCTGTCTAGAAAACATCCAGTTGCAGCTCTTGTTAATGTTCTGTATTGTGCAAGGGAAAGCATATCCACCTGCGCTCATGGGATATTCCTGTACGTCATGATATATACGGCCGGGATAAATCGAGCATCGATCAGCAATCTGCGGCATGTACAAAATAGATATTTACTGGTAAATAATACCTGCGTCGTCCATCAATGCTACATCTGTATCGGATGTTGCATGGAATCGTTCAAAATGCAGTCGGTAGAATTTCGCCACCCGCCCGCCGCTTCTCCCTCCTCGTCTCCTTTGTCGTTTCATCATTCAGGTAGTGAAGCCTCGGATTGAAACCCCTAGACTAGAtagcctcctccgccgccatccctccTTCCCCTCCCGGGCCGGCCCAAGCTACCGATATGGAGGAGGAGCTCGGAGAAGCCATCATCCTTGGCCCCGCCGCTGCATTACGTTTACAGGACCGCGACGACGACgagcagcagccgcagccggTGTACTGCGCCGTGGGGGGGATCGCCGGCAAGGAAGAATGGAAGGCCAACCTGCAGTGGGTGCTCGCCAACGTCCCCCGGAGCAAGCGCCTCGTCCTCGCGCACCTGCGACGACCGCCCTCCCGGATCAACATGAGTGCGTTCCTGGCctcttgcttcttcttcctcctcaacCAAATCCTTCATCAATTTCTTCTGGCAGCCTCCATGTACGTTGTTTCATTCAATTTGGAGCTCACAACAAATATAATCGTCCTCTCTTCTACCTACCATTATGTGTAATATATCACACTGAGCTGCTAATTAGTACTATTGTTTCGATCGTTTGTTTCTCGATCTCAGTTTATCAGCTTCTTCTTTCCCCCCTTCTTTTCCAGCCTTAAATTTCAAGGCTGCGAATTATCTAAAGTGTTTCCTAGCAGCGCTCATCCTCCTTTTTCTTCGCGAGAAGCCGAGAACTGATTGGTTCTTGCAACAATTCACAGCACCTGCAGTACTGCCATCCCCCTTAATTACTACAGTATGCCATGTGCTAGCCTAGACTAGACAAATATAAACGACTGCTGCTGTCTCCTTCCTGGAAACTAAGGACTCTGAATCTTTGATGCTGCAGCACTATGTGCTTGCATTGCCGGGGGCCGTTTATACTTGTCTAGCTAGGCGAAAAAAGTCTAGCTAATAATTTGCCTAAGAAACAAAAATACAAGTTGACATAATTTTTCACAGCCGCCTGTTTATAATTTGTTTCCATGGAACCAAATCAACATACTACGGGCTACCGCCTGTTTTTCTTAGTTGGTATTGCTCGCTCCCTCTGTGTATCTGGTTGCTACGACATCGATCTACTGTCAACACCTATTTCTCATCCTGCTTGTGTTTTCGGAATGGGCCCATGGATTGTTGCAGTGGGGGCGTGGGTCCCAGTGAGCCAGCTTGCGGAGGAGGAGGTGACCGCGTTCAGGCAGCTGGAGGAGGACAAGATCGGCAAAGTCTTGGACGACCTCCTGGacatttgcaaaagtcaaaaggTTGAAACCAGCAGCTCATCTGTTAACATTCTCTGTTTCGATCCCCTCCCCAACCTATCAATGTCAACATGAGCCTTCTCAGCAGCCTTTCGATTCGCCGTGTTCTGATGCCTTCTCGATCTGCAGCTGCAGATTCAGCATTATTGTCCTAGCTAGGCTCCGACCTGCTGCGCGTGTGGCATCTGATCGAATTTCTGAAACTCACAGGTCAATGCGAGCAAGATCATCGTCGCCAGCGACGATACAGCCAGGGGCCTTGTACAGCTGGTTGATGATCATGGGGTCACCGAGCTCGTCATGGGCGCTGCATCTGATCGGGCCTACACCAGGTACAGCtcttcttttgtttgtttgcttgtttgtttgtttgggGACATACAGATTCAGTTCTTGCTTGCTCGATGTGAAGCCAGTTAGTCTGCTTGTTGGCGTGCCTGATTTCGGTCAGATGCAATAATCCATCCATGTTGAATTGTTGATGCATGCTGATTCAATGTGGTGTTAGGAAGATGCGGGCGCCAAGGTCTAAGAAAGCACTGACGGTGCAGCGGAAGGCGAATCCCTCTTGCAAGATCTGGTTTGTCTGCAAGGGAAACCTTATCTGCACCAGGTATGCAATGCATGCTTCAAAAGTTTATACTCAAGATCTGGTCAGTGAGTCTACACTCCAAATTCCGGGGACATTTGCACATTGCTTTAATTTGCCTGCAATTACTGAAGCACAACTAGCTAGAACCTGTGGTAGCATTGGCAATAACTTAAGGCTGCTGGATTGTGACCTATGTGTCTGAAAGTTTGACATTCTTCTATGAGCTTTATTGCTGCTTTCACACCAAAAGAATCTGAATGATCGAGGCCAGCCACAACGGTAGTCTTACTCTTCTCTATCGCCGTTAATGCATACGTACCCGGCAGATTTCTTGCCGGTTGCTTTTCAAAGAACAAAAAGAAAATCTTGTTTCAGTAGTATGCAAGACACTCGTACTGTGGACCATTTCCAAATCACCATACCTGATCTGAAATATATATAGGGAGGCCAGCGAGGGAGCAAACAGAGCAGAATCATCCACAGCTAGCACGAGCCCCAGGTCAAGCACTTCTGACTACTCAAGATCGAAATCCTCACCGCGCCTGCACCGCAAGACATTCAGCACGCAAGAATCAAACGACCCGGCAACAGCATCAGTTGATGAGACTCCTACAAGCAGGTGGGTCGATGCGATGGATCACACCATGGAGGGGTCGGCTTCAGTGTCTGAAATTGTGGAGTCCGGAGAGGAACCAGCCGCTGAGCAGTTGCTGCACGCCGAGGTCGAAGAGGATCAGGAAGCACCTTCGCCTGATGGTTCGGTACGTGCAGTTCATTTCTGAATGTGCCAACTTCTCGTAAAATCGGTCCCTGCCTGGTCGCGTCTAGAGCATGATTGATTGATCGATTCGGGGGAGAATTGGCATGCTACCATTGCCCGTATCATTGCATTATTAGTCTGTTTTCGGACAGTGAACGGAACAGTTACCGTAATTCATTCCGTTTGGCCAGGATGCCGGTGGGATGATGGATGACGCCTTGTATGAGAAACTCAAGGATGCGCTCATGGAGGCCGAGAACCTCAGGCATGAGGCGTACGAAGAGACTCGCCGGCGTCAGATGGCCGAGCGCGAGCTCGCCGAAGCGTCCAGGATGGTAAGCAGGCGAATCGCGTCAAATAAATTAAACAACGAAATTCAATAATTTCGCCTGAAAAATCACACGAATGCATGCATGCAGGCCGATGACGCAGAGAGCTCGTACCGGCGAGAGGCGAAGCACCGCAAGGAAATGGAGGAAATGCTGGCGAGAGAGCGCGCGGCGATGGAGCAGGACAGGCGAGAGCTCAACGACATACTGGACAAGATACGCCAGGTCGACGACCGAAGTGCCGAGCTGGAGCTCCAGATCTCAAGCTCGGAGCGCATGATGAGCGACCTCGAGGCCAGGCTCTCGGAGTCTTACAGCCTCCTCGAGACGCTCCAGccaacgacggcggcggcgagggaggaaACCGAGGGAGCTCATGACGGTGGGCAGGGAGCGAGCTTCTTGCGGCTCGGTTACTCGGAGTTGGACGAGGCCACCACGCACTTCGACGAGTCTGCAAGggttgacggcggcggcgacggtgggCGGGGCAAAGTCTACCGAGGGGAGCTGCGCAACATGGCCGTCGCCGTGAAGGTGCTCCGCCGCGACGTGGCCGTGGACGAGGCCCGGTTCGCCCGTGAGGTGGGAAGGATCAGCGGCGTGAGGCACCCCAACCTGGTGACGCTCGTCGGCGCGTGCCCGGAGGCGCGCGCCGTCGCGTACGAGCTCGTCCCGGGCGGGAGCCTGGAGGACCACCTCTGCAGGGGCGCCCTGCCGTGGCGCGAGCGCTGCGGCATCGCCTACGGGGCCTGCTCCGCGCTGGCCTTCCTCCACTCCGCCTCCACGGCGGTGCA
Coding sequences within it:
- the LOC112879056 gene encoding U-box domain-containing protein 33-like isoform X3 → MRAPRSKKALTVQRKANPSCKIWFVCKGNLICTREASEGANRAESSTASTSPRSSTSDYSRSKSSPRLHRKTFSTQESNDPATASVDETPTSRWVDAMDHTMEGSASVSEIVESGEEPAAEQLLHAEVEEDQEAPSPDGSDAGGMMDDALYEKLKDALMEAENLRHEAYEETRRRQMAERELAEASRMADDAESSYRREAKHRKEMEEMLARERAAMEQDRRELNDILDKIRQVDDRSAELELQISSSERMMSDLEARLSESYSLLETLQPTTAAAREETEGAHDGGQGASFLRLGYSELDEATTHFDESARVDGGGDGGRGKVYRGELRNMAVAVKVLRRDVAVDEARFAREVGRISGVRHPNLVTLVGACPEARAVAYELVPGGSLEDHLCRGALPWRERCGIAYGACSALAFLHSASTAVHGDVRPANILVVGSLSSSCKLAGLGTRGLVRPGCAEALAYADPHYLATGELSPQCDVHALGVVLLRLVTGMPAFLARKAAREAARGGKAWHEVVDAGAGWPAERGREVALLGLRCCGDNVGVSPHEVLEEARGVLEAASTASGDGAPGRLLSDDGAAPSYFVCPILKEVMRDPQIAGDGFTYEAEAIKEWLGSGHDTSPMTNLKLPTQKLLPNHALRDAIHHWRAMHY
- the LOC112879056 gene encoding U-box domain-containing protein 33-like isoform X1 — protein: MEEELGEAIILGPAAALRLQDRDDDEQQPQPVYCAVGGIAGKEEWKANLQWVLANVPRSKRLVLAHLRRPPSRINMMGAWVPVSQLAEEEVTAFRQLEEDKIGKVLDDLLDICKSQKVNASKIIVASDDTARGLVQLVDDHGVTELVMGAASDRAYTRKMRAPRSKKALTVQRKANPSCKIWFVCKGNLICTREASEGANRAESSTASTSPRSSTSDYSRSKSSPRLHRKTFSTQESNDPATASVDETPTSRWVDAMDHTMEGSASVSEIVESGEEPAAEQLLHAEVEEDQEAPSPDGSDAGGMMDDALYEKLKDALMEAENLRHEAYEETRRRQMAERELAEASRMADDAESSYRREAKHRKEMEEMLARERAAMEQDRRELNDILDKIRQVDDRSAELELQISSSERMMSDLEARLSESYSLLETLQPTTAAAREETEGAHDGGQGASFLRLGYSELDEATTHFDESARVDGGGDGGRGKVYRGELRNMAVAVKVLRRDVAVDEARFAREVGRISGVRHPNLVTLVGACPEARAVAYELVPGGSLEDHLCRGALPWRERCGIAYGACSALAFLHSASTAVHGDVRPANILVVGSLSSSCKLAGLGTRGLVRPGCAEALAYADPHYLATGELSPQCDVHALGVVLLRLVTGMPAFLARKAAREAARGGKAWHEVVDAGAGWPAERGREVALLGLRCCGDNVGVSPHEVLEEARGVLEAASTASGDGAPGRLLSDDGAAPSYFVCPILKEVMRDPQIAGDGFTYEAEAIKEWLGSGHDTSPMTNLKLPTQKLLPNHALRDAIHHWRAMHY
- the LOC112879056 gene encoding U-box domain-containing protein 33-like isoform X2, which encodes MGAASDRAYTRKMRAPRSKKALTVQRKANPSCKIWFVCKGNLICTREASEGANRAESSTASTSPRSSTSDYSRSKSSPRLHRKTFSTQESNDPATASVDETPTSRWVDAMDHTMEGSASVSEIVESGEEPAAEQLLHAEVEEDQEAPSPDGSDAGGMMDDALYEKLKDALMEAENLRHEAYEETRRRQMAERELAEASRMADDAESSYRREAKHRKEMEEMLARERAAMEQDRRELNDILDKIRQVDDRSAELELQISSSERMMSDLEARLSESYSLLETLQPTTAAAREETEGAHDGGQGASFLRLGYSELDEATTHFDESARVDGGGDGGRGKVYRGELRNMAVAVKVLRRDVAVDEARFAREVGRISGVRHPNLVTLVGACPEARAVAYELVPGGSLEDHLCRGALPWRERCGIAYGACSALAFLHSASTAVHGDVRPANILVVGSLSSSCKLAGLGTRGLVRPGCAEALAYADPHYLATGELSPQCDVHALGVVLLRLVTGMPAFLARKAAREAARGGKAWHEVVDAGAGWPAERGREVALLGLRCCGDNVGVSPHEVLEEARGVLEAASTASGDGAPGRLLSDDGAAPSYFVCPILKEVMRDPQIAGDGFTYEAEAIKEWLGSGHDTSPMTNLKLPTQKLLPNHALRDAIHHWRAMHY